From the genome of Mugil cephalus isolate CIBA_MC_2020 chromosome 2, CIBA_Mcephalus_1.1, whole genome shotgun sequence, one region includes:
- the LOC125004348 gene encoding mpv17-like protein codes for MFLRHVRRFPWVTNVTLYGCLFAGGDFVHQWFSRREKMDWRHTRNVAVVAFSFHGNFNFFWMRFLERRFPGNSAMMVMRKLFLDQTTAAPLATSVFYTGVSFLEGKEDILEDWREKFLNTYKTGLMFWPFMQFVNFALVPLYVRTTFTGCCAFVWAIFLCFSRQSGDGTAGAALAWMFPSKEEGKESTNVDCKDEAGAPKEGTEAPRST; via the exons atgtttCTGAGACACGTCCGCCGGTTCCCGTGGGTGACCAACGTCACCCTGTATGGCTGCCTGTTCGCCGGAGGGGACTTCGTCCACCAGTGGTTCTCGCGCAGGGAGAAAATGGACTGGAGGCACACGCGCAACGTCGCAGTTGTCGCATTCAGTTTCCATGGCAACTTCAACTTCTTTTGGATGCGTTTTCTGGAGCGCAGATTTCCCGGGAACTCCGCCATGATGGTGATGAGGAAGCTGTTCCTGGACCAGACGACGGCAGCGCCCCTCGCTACCAGCGTCTTCTACACAG GTGTCAGTTTCTTGGAGGGCAAAGAGGACATCCTGGAGGACTGGAGGGAAAAATTCCTGAACACATATAAG ACGGGACTTATGTTCTGGCCATTCATGCAG TTTGTGAACTTTGCCTTGGTGCCTCTGTACGTGCGGACTACCTTCACCGGCtgctgtgcttttgtctgggCAATCTTCCTGTGCTTCTCACGTCAGAGCGGTGATGGCACAGCTGGTGCTGCTCTGGCATGGATGTTCCCATccaaagaggagggaaaagaatcCACCAACGTAGACTGTAAGGATGAGGCCGGTGCCCCTAAAGAGGGAACAGAAGCACCTAGATCCACATAA